In one Balaenoptera musculus isolate JJ_BM4_2016_0621 chromosome 2, mBalMus1.pri.v3, whole genome shotgun sequence genomic region, the following are encoded:
- the CFL2 gene encoding cofilin-2 — protein sequence MASGVTVNDEVIKVFNDMKVRKSSTQEEIKKRKKAVLFCLSDDKRQIIVEEAKQILVGDIGDTVEDPYTSFVKLLPLNDCRYALYDATYETKESKKEDLVFIFWAPESAPLKSKMIYASSKDAIKKKFTGIKHEWQVNGLDDIKDRSTLGEKLGGNVVVSLEGKPL from the exons TG gcTTCTGGAGTTACAGTGAATGATGAAGTCATCAAAGTTTTTAATGATATGAAAGTAAGGAAATCTTCTACACAAGAGGagatcaaaaaaagaaagaaagcagttcTCTTCTGTTTAAGCGATGACAAAAGACAAATAATTGTAGAGGAAGCAAAGCAGATCTTGGTGGGTGACATTGGTGATACTGTAGAGGACCCCTACACATCTTTTGTGAAGTTGCTACCTCTGAATGATTGCCGATATGCTTTGTACGATGCCACATACGAAACAAAAGAGTCTAAGAAAGAAGACCTAGTATTTATATTCTG gGCTCCTGAAAGTGCACCTTTAAAAAGCAAGATGATTTATGCTAGCTCTAAAGatgccattaaaaagaaatttacag gtattAAACATGAGTGGCAAGTAAATGGCTTGGATGATATAAAGGACCGTTCAACACTTGGAGAGAAATTGGGAGGCAACGTAGTAGTTTCACTTGAAGGAAAACCCTTATAA